The DNA sequence ggtatgtttttaaaccaacaacaTGTCTTGGACAGAATTATAGTGATTTGCATTTATAACGgcgacattgcaattcataattcattattattttgtaaaaaacaacttttcctcATATTGCCATAATTTAGcgaataattattgtatcaagctccgcaaaatcgcattttgaagATATAAATTTGAACTTTTACGCGCTTTTTATCTCATTGAGTAACTTCAACTGCTTTACTCCACACAACTCTAAAAACTACACGTTCTATTTATCGATTTGCAAGTTTTCGTTCTATCATTggctattagcaaattaatcataCCACCTAATAGGCATTAAAAGTTTCTGAAAGTActgtttgataaattttttctaaattttaccGCTTTTTTACCTCTTGCTTCAACTTTTTTGGCGTGTAGATCTTTATATCGCGGGTTAAAGAATGAACCGATTTGCCGTGCATTGACAACTGAGTTTTCATGCCATTTCATGTTAAACCGCGTATTAAGTTCTTGAGAtactatttctttaaattggcTGAGCATATCATCATCTAATGAATCATTAGTTAAATCGTTTTCTAACAGTGAATGAAAGATTGGACGCACCATTGACAAGAGCGAGTTGTGGGCACATAGTACCGTGGTTGCTATTTTTAAAGGCTTAAGCACATTGATGAAATTCTCCATGATATGCCACTCGCGTTCTGCAATTTCTAAATTCTGAGCAACTTTAGATTTAGTTATTAATTTGTCAGCGAGGACACTTTCCAAAGGACGTCTATTCTTCACGAGGCGCTCAAGCATATCGAATGTGGAGTTCCAACGTGTAGGGACgctttgtattaatttaagcACAGGTATATTGAAAttctcttgatttttttttaatgctttccATGCGATATTTGAATGACGGAAGTGCCCAACCATCTTTCTTGCCTTTTggcaaaatatatcaatttcttCGATTTCCAATCCTTTTAAGATTGCAAGCTGCAAGATATGTGCTGCACACGTTGTCCCTTCACTTATTGTCAATTTTGGTAGAGCTTTGACAGCGTTTATCATATTTATGGCATTGTCTGTAACGACAGTTGTAGTTTTGCCATCAATTTCCCATTTACAAAGAATTTCAAGTATCCTAGCGCTTATATTAATGGTCGTATGACGTTCTTCGATTTCTTCCGTTGTCAAAGTGTAAGATTTTACTTCCCAATTGTCCATTAAGAACTGACAGACTACTGTCACGTATGCATCCTGAGCTCTTGAGCTCCAAAAGTCAGAAATACAAGTGACAGACGAGACCTTGGATATCTCAAGCTTAATCTTCTCTTTCACACTACCTTAAAGTAGATGCAGC is a window from the Solenopsis invicta isolate M01_SB unplaced genomic scaffold, UNIL_Sinv_3.0 scaffold_648, whole genome shotgun sequence genome containing:
- the LOC120360013 gene encoding zinc finger BED domain-containing protein 4-like, encoding MNTDKDCRKRRRKEDESNTNNKDSDSQDYKQNDTCYKFIAGDSSVKEKIKLEISKVSSVTCISDFWSSRAQDAYVTVVCQFLMDNWEVKSYTLTTEEIEERHTTINISARILEILCKWEIDGKTTTVVTDNAINMINAVKALPKLTISEGTTCAAHILQLAILKGLEIEEIDIFCQKARKMVGHFRHSNIAWKALKKNQENFNIPVLKLIQSVPTRWNSTFDMLERLVKNRRPLESVLADKLITKSKVAQNLEIAEREWHIMENFINVLKPLKIATTVLCAHNSLLSMVRPIFHSLLENDLTNDSLDDDMLSQFKEIVSQELNTRFNMKWHENSVVNARQIGSFFNPRYKDLHAKKVEAR